The segment TTCGGCACCGAGTTCGGTCAGTGTCGCCACCGCGGCATCGAAGGACGAGATCACACCGGGCTGGTACTTGTCCGAGTGCAATTCCTTGACGACACCGACGCGCACGCCCGACAGGTCACCGCGAGCACCCTCTCGTGCCGCTGCGACCACCGGTCGAACTGCCGTCTCGACCGACGTGGAGTCCCGCGCGTCGTAGCCGGCGATGACCTCGTGCAGCAACGCGGTATCGAGCACGGTCCGACCGCACGGGCCGCCTTGATCGAGCGAGGAAGCGCAGGCGATCAGTCCGTAGCGCGAGACGCTGCCGTAGGTCGGCTTGGTACCCACGGTGCCGGTCAACGCCGCCGGCTGACGGATCGATCCACCGGTGTCGGTACCGATGGCCAGCGGGGCCTGGTACGACGCGAGCGCTGCAGCACTGCCGCCGCCCGAGCCGCCGGGGATGCGGGTGGTGTCCCAGGGGTTCTTGGTCGGTCCGTAGGCCGAGTTCTCGGTGGACGAACCCATCGCGAACTCGTCCATGTTGGTCTTGCCCAGCACCGGAATGCCCGCGGCCCGCAGCTTGGTGGTCAACGTCGCGTCGTACGGCGACATCCACCCGTCGAGAATCTTCGATCCGGCCGTCGTCGGCATGTCGGTCGTGGTGAACACGTCCTTGAGGGCCAGCGGCACGCCGGCCAGAGCCGAGGCAGGTGCGCGTCCCGCGGACAATCCCGCATCGACATCGGTGGCCGCTGCGAGTGCCTCGGCTGCTGCCACATGCAGAAATGCGTGCAGGTCTACGTCCACCTCGGAGATCCGGTCGAGATGCGCCTGGGTCACCTCGACGGCGCTGACCTCACGCGCGTGGATGCGGGTGGCGAGCTCGGACGCGTCGAGCTTCGTCAGATCGGTCATTCGCTCTCTCCCAGAATCTGCGGCACCGCGAAACGGCCCTCCTCGGCGTTCGGTGCACCGGACAGCGATTGCTCCGGCGTCAGGCCGGGAACGATCACGTCGGGACGCGTCACATTCACGATGTCACTGGGGTTGGCCGTCGGCGGCACGTCGTCCGTCGCCACCTCCGCCACTGCCTTGACGTGATGAAGAATCGAGTCCAACTGGCCGGCGAACTCGTCGAGTTCGGCGTCGCTAAGAGCCAAGCGCGACAGCCGGGCGAGGTGAGCGACCTCGTCGCGGGAGATGTCTGGCACCGCGTAGACCCCTTTCAGACGGTAGGAGCGGAGCCTGCAGAAGCGGCCCCGTATTCGTGCAGAGCGAACCTCACGGGTTCGCGAACGCGGTCCAGCCTAGTGCGTAGTGTTACGCGGGCTTTCGCGCACTCCCAATGGACACAGCGGGTGTCGGAATTGTCACGGCCCGCGTTGCGCGACGTACCGGACAGGTCGAAGATGCAAGGATTGCTCGCGCCGGGGTGCACAGTG is part of the Rhodococcus sp. SBT000017 genome and harbors:
- the gatC gene encoding Asp-tRNA(Asn)/Glu-tRNA(Gln) amidotransferase subunit GatC; the protein is MPDISRDEVAHLARLSRLALSDAELDEFAGQLDSILHHVKAVAEVATDDVPPTANPSDIVNVTRPDVIVPGLTPEQSLSGAPNAEEGRFAVPQILGESE
- the gatA gene encoding Asp-tRNA(Asn)/Glu-tRNA(Gln) amidotransferase subunit GatA, coding for MTDLTKLDASELATRIHAREVSAVEVTQAHLDRISEVDVDLHAFLHVAAAEALAAATDVDAGLSAGRAPASALAGVPLALKDVFTTTDMPTTAGSKILDGWMSPYDATLTTKLRAAGIPVLGKTNMDEFAMGSSTENSAYGPTKNPWDTTRIPGGSGGGSAAALASYQAPLAIGTDTGGSIRQPAALTGTVGTKPTYGSVSRYGLIACASSLDQGGPCGRTVLDTALLHEVIAGYDARDSTSVETAVRPVVAAAREGARGDLSGVRVGVVKELHSDKYQPGVISSFDAAVATLTELGAEVVEVSCPNFVHALAAYYLILPSEVSSNLARFDGMRYGLRAGDDGKHSAEQVMATTRAQGFGPEVKRRIMIGTYALSAGYYDAYYGSALKVRTLIARDFDAAYEKVDVLVSPTTPTTAFPLGDKVDDPMAMYLNDLCTLPTNLAGHCAMSVPSGLASEDGLPVGLQIMAPAFADERLYRVGAAYEAARGDLR